From Longimicrobium sp., a single genomic window includes:
- a CDS encoding rhamnogalacturonan acetylesterase — MKRILLLVLPLLAAFASWAPPVTVYLAGDSTMAQKLVTRRPETGWGEAFQQYFDVDQVRIENHARNGRSTRTFIEEGRWQAVVDRLRPGDYVFIQFGHNDASVEKVDRYTPPADYRRNLARFVAETRAKGANPVLLTPVRRRKFDSAGTLVDTHGEYPDLVRAVAAEQRVPLLDMHRLSAGALTRHGAEGSRRLFLQLRAGENANYPQGLEDNTHFSPQGAEVMAALAAEGLRELGIGLSGFVRTPGAPAPAPTR, encoded by the coding sequence ATGAAACGCATCCTCCTCCTCGTGCTTCCGCTCCTGGCCGCGTTCGCTTCGTGGGCGCCGCCGGTGACGGTGTACCTGGCCGGCGACTCGACGATGGCGCAGAAGCTCGTCACCCGGCGCCCGGAGACGGGGTGGGGCGAGGCGTTCCAGCAGTACTTCGACGTCGATCAGGTCCGCATCGAGAACCACGCGCGGAACGGACGCAGCACGCGCACCTTCATCGAGGAAGGGCGCTGGCAGGCCGTGGTCGACAGGCTGCGGCCGGGCGACTACGTCTTCATCCAGTTCGGCCACAATGACGCCTCGGTGGAAAAGGTGGACCGCTACACGCCCCCCGCGGACTACCGGCGCAACCTGGCCCGCTTCGTGGCCGAGACGCGCGCAAAGGGAGCGAATCCCGTCCTTCTCACGCCGGTGCGCCGCCGCAAGTTCGACTCGGCGGGGACGCTGGTGGACACGCACGGCGAATATCCCGACCTGGTGCGGGCCGTGGCCGCCGAGCAGCGCGTGCCGCTCCTGGACATGCACCGGCTGAGCGCCGGGGCCCTCACCCGCCACGGCGCCGAGGGGTCGCGCCGGCTCTTCCTGCAGCTCAGGGCGGGGGAGAACGCCAACTACCCGCAGGGGCTCGAGGACAACACCCACTTCTCGCCGCAGGGCGCGGAGGTGATGGCCGCGCTCGCCGCGGAAGGTCTCCGGGAGCTCGGCATCGGGCTCTCCGGCTTCGTCCGCACACCGGGCGCACCCGCGCCCGCACCCACACGGTAA
- the pelA gene encoding pectate lyase, which produces MRRTTIILWAALCGAAPLAAQQAAREEALLAPARIAALPAAERSAWERYLATSRQLGEADRAVMAAELRQAGLEKATPAPHGDGFNVEPRMTGAWWASPEARQIAESIVSFQTPAGGWSKRMEFTRTRRPGESWASEGNWSWVGTFDNNSTTAQLRFLANTAAATGEARYRESFRRGLEYLYRAQFPNGCWPQVYPLVGGYHDAATYNDDAIANILRVLNDVANGEMGGLPEPERRRAAESVRRGVECILASQVIVDGRRTVWGQQHDPLTLKPAKARAYEHISLAGRESAGIVNLLLEVKNPDARVVAAIRGAVQWFRDATIWGYEYTPRGGLTAKPGAGPLWARFYEIGTNRPMFSNRDGVVRYRFDELEAERARGYAWYTDEPATTLRRYERWARTNGIQAARPATAAPSAVVDAAYRGRDGATRNGARIYRTIGAALAAAPATGTAPYVISIRNGRYREKLTVDRPNVHFIGQSRTGTVLTFDAAAGQRSPGGWTYGTRGSFTLRIAAPDFRLERMTVENAFDYMANNAKADADSTKLQGSQGVAIMLDEGNDRAVFRDCVISGHQDTLFPNAGRSHFRGCTISGSVDFIFGAGVAVFEDSDIVSRDRGSPTNNGYITAPSTLISQPHGFVFIRSRLKKERPSMAPASVALGRPWHPSGNPNAIGSAVFIDTWMDDHVTARGWDTMNSTDAAGNRVVNRPEDARFREYGSTGPGAAPHPSRPRLSDAERAALTPSAILGGWVPAP; this is translated from the coding sequence ATGCGACGCACAACGATCATCCTCTGGGCCGCCCTCTGCGGCGCCGCCCCCCTCGCCGCGCAGCAGGCCGCGCGCGAGGAGGCACTCCTGGCCCCCGCCCGCATCGCCGCGCTCCCCGCGGCGGAGCGGAGCGCGTGGGAGCGCTACCTCGCCACTTCGCGCCAGCTCGGGGAAGCCGACCGCGCGGTGATGGCCGCCGAGCTGCGCCAGGCGGGGCTGGAGAAGGCCACGCCCGCCCCGCACGGCGATGGCTTCAACGTGGAGCCGCGCATGACCGGCGCCTGGTGGGCCTCTCCGGAGGCGCGCCAGATCGCGGAGTCCATCGTCTCCTTCCAGACCCCCGCGGGCGGATGGTCGAAGCGGATGGAGTTCACCCGCACGCGCCGCCCGGGCGAGAGCTGGGCGAGCGAGGGGAACTGGAGCTGGGTGGGGACCTTTGACAACAACTCCACCACCGCGCAGCTCCGCTTCCTGGCGAACACCGCCGCCGCGACGGGAGAGGCGCGCTACCGCGAGTCATTTCGCAGGGGATTGGAGTACCTGTACCGCGCCCAGTTCCCCAACGGGTGCTGGCCGCAGGTGTACCCGCTCGTCGGCGGCTACCACGACGCGGCGACGTACAACGACGACGCCATCGCCAACATCCTGCGCGTGCTGAACGACGTGGCGAACGGCGAGATGGGCGGCCTGCCAGAGCCCGAGCGGCGCCGCGCGGCGGAGAGCGTGCGGCGCGGCGTGGAGTGCATCCTCGCCAGCCAGGTGATCGTCGATGGACGGCGCACCGTGTGGGGCCAGCAGCACGATCCGCTCACCCTGAAGCCCGCAAAGGCGCGCGCGTACGAGCACATATCGCTCGCCGGCCGCGAGAGCGCTGGAATCGTGAACCTCCTCCTGGAGGTCAAGAACCCGGATGCGCGCGTGGTCGCCGCCATCCGCGGCGCCGTGCAGTGGTTCCGCGACGCAACAATCTGGGGCTACGAGTACACCCCGCGTGGCGGCCTCACCGCGAAGCCGGGCGCGGGCCCGCTGTGGGCGCGCTTCTACGAAATCGGCACCAACCGGCCGATGTTCAGCAACCGCGACGGTGTGGTGCGCTACCGCTTCGACGAGCTGGAGGCGGAGCGCGCCCGCGGCTACGCCTGGTACACGGACGAGCCCGCCACCACGCTGCGCCGCTACGAGCGTTGGGCGCGCACCAACGGCATACAGGCGGCGCGCCCCGCCACGGCCGCCCCCTCCGCCGTCGTGGACGCAGCCTACCGCGGCCGCGATGGCGCCACCCGCAACGGCGCGCGCATCTACCGCACCATCGGCGCTGCGCTGGCGGCGGCCCCGGCGACGGGCACCGCGCCGTACGTCATCTCCATCCGCAACGGCCGCTACCGCGAGAAGCTCACGGTGGACCGCCCCAACGTCCACTTCATCGGCCAGAGCCGAACGGGCACAGTGCTGACCTTCGACGCGGCGGCGGGGCAGCGCAGCCCTGGCGGGTGGACGTACGGCACGCGCGGCAGCTTCACCCTGCGAATCGCCGCGCCGGACTTCCGGCTGGAGCGCATGACGGTGGAGAACGCCTTCGACTACATGGCGAACAACGCCAAGGCGGACGCGGACAGCACCAAGCTGCAGGGCTCGCAGGGCGTGGCGATCATGCTGGACGAGGGGAACGACCGCGCCGTCTTTCGCGACTGCGTGATCAGCGGGCACCAGGACACGCTCTTTCCCAACGCGGGCCGCAGCCACTTCCGCGGCTGCACGATCTCGGGCAGCGTGGACTTCATCTTCGGCGCGGGGGTGGCGGTCTTTGAGGACTCGGACATCGTGTCGCGTGACCGGGGAAGCCCCACGAACAACGGCTACATCACGGCCCCGAGCACCCTGATCTCGCAGCCGCACGGCTTCGTCTTCATCCGCAGCCGCCTTAAGAAGGAGCGCCCCTCGATGGCGCCCGCATCGGTCGCGCTCGGACGCCCCTGGCACCCCTCGGGCAACCCGAACGCCATCGGCAGCGCCGTCTTCATCGACACCTGGATGGACGACCACGTCACCGCGCGCGGCTGGGACACGATGAACAGCACGGACGCCGCTGGCAATCGCGTAGTGAACCGCCCGGAGGACGCACGTTTTCGCGAGTACGGCAGCACGGGCCCAGGTGCCGCCCCGCACCCCTCCCGCCCCCGCCTGTCGGACGCGGAGCGCGCCGCCCTCACCCCGTCCGCCATTCTCGGCGGCTGGGTCCCGGCGCCGTAG
- a CDS encoding MFS transporter — MSSATSPNAPLTPDSNAVPVADVPPPPGFGYRWTICALLFAATTINYIDRQVLGLLAPMLQTEIGWTESQYGDIVSWFSFAYALGFLGMGRLLDRIGVRKGFAFAIVAWSLAAMAHAFARTAGGFALARGALGLGESGNFPGAIKATAEWFPKKERAFATGIFNAGSNVGAIVGPFLVPWIALNWGWRWAFIATGALGFVWLLFWLPIYREPEHHPRVSAAELAYIRSDPVEPTTHVRWLSLLGHRQAWAFILGKFLTDPIWWFYLYWLPKFLDANWGVKLAGVALPLMAIYLVADVGSVGGGWVSSALIKRGWTVNKGRKVALLIPAILIVPTMFAPHAPTLWTAIAIVSVAAASHQWWSANLFTTASDMFPRRAVASVVGLGGFAGAMGGVLFQRATGRILESTGNNYSIIFMICGLAYVTAWVVIHLLAPRLEPAVMEGE; from the coding sequence ATGAGCTCCGCCACCTCCCCCAACGCCCCGCTCACGCCGGATTCCAACGCCGTCCCCGTCGCGGACGTGCCGCCCCCCCCGGGCTTCGGCTACCGCTGGACGATCTGCGCGCTGCTCTTCGCGGCGACCACGATCAACTACATCGACCGGCAGGTGCTGGGTCTGCTGGCGCCCATGCTGCAGACGGAGATCGGGTGGACCGAGTCGCAGTACGGCGACATCGTCTCCTGGTTCAGCTTCGCCTACGCCCTGGGCTTCCTGGGGATGGGGCGGCTGCTGGACAGGATCGGCGTGCGCAAGGGCTTCGCCTTCGCCATCGTGGCGTGGAGCCTGGCGGCGATGGCCCACGCATTCGCCCGCACCGCCGGGGGCTTCGCGCTGGCGCGGGGCGCGCTGGGGCTGGGCGAGTCGGGGAACTTTCCAGGGGCCATCAAGGCCACGGCCGAGTGGTTCCCCAAAAAGGAGCGCGCCTTCGCCACCGGCATCTTCAACGCCGGCAGCAACGTGGGCGCCATCGTGGGGCCCTTCCTGGTGCCCTGGATCGCGCTCAACTGGGGGTGGCGCTGGGCGTTCATCGCCACGGGCGCGCTGGGCTTCGTCTGGCTCCTCTTCTGGCTCCCCATCTACCGCGAGCCGGAGCACCACCCGCGCGTGTCGGCGGCCGAGCTGGCGTACATCCGCAGCGACCCGGTGGAGCCCACCACGCACGTGCGCTGGCTGAGCCTGCTGGGGCACCGCCAGGCGTGGGCCTTCATCCTGGGGAAGTTCCTCACCGACCCCATCTGGTGGTTCTATCTGTACTGGCTCCCCAAGTTCCTGGACGCCAACTGGGGGGTGAAGCTGGCGGGCGTGGCGCTTCCGCTGATGGCCATCTACCTGGTGGCGGACGTGGGCTCGGTGGGCGGCGGGTGGGTTTCCAGCGCGCTGATCAAGCGCGGCTGGACGGTGAACAAGGGGCGCAAGGTGGCGCTGCTGATCCCCGCGATCCTCATCGTCCCCACGATGTTCGCGCCGCACGCCCCCACCCTGTGGACGGCCATCGCCATCGTGAGCGTGGCGGCGGCGTCGCACCAGTGGTGGTCGGCCAACCTGTTCACGACGGCCAGCGACATGTTCCCGCGGCGCGCCGTGGCCAGCGTGGTGGGGCTGGGCGGCTTCGCGGGCGCGATGGGCGGCGTGCTCTTTCAGCGCGCCACCGGCCGCATCCTGGAGTCGACGGGAAACAACTACTCCATCATCTTCATGATCTGCGGCCTGGCGTACGTCACCGCCTGGGTCGTCATCCACCTCCTCGCGCCGCGCCTGGAGCCGGCGGTGATGGAAGGGGAATAA